One Hymenobacter volaticus DNA window includes the following coding sequences:
- a CDS encoding BLUF domain-containing protein gives MEDLPEEKRRRQALTWALALTENTPMALAEQALLERYGCGELSLDQLLGLLERPVHQVLYRSQATTPLRDDQLTDLLEQAAAFNKKHDLTGLLCYGDGRFIQLLEGSQQAVHTLYAKIRRDARHQHVVTLQDASAPLRFFSDWRLAFVRSDPLEMYWLITHLEARHQHLVLPQIPITHPHLLTLLAAFQARAQPSR, from the coding sequence ATGGAGGACCTACCCGAGGAAAAACGCCGCCGACAGGCGCTCACCTGGGCCCTGGCATTAACCGAGAATACACCCATGGCGCTCGCCGAGCAAGCCCTACTCGAGCGCTATGGGTGTGGCGAACTGTCCCTGGACCAATTGCTTGGGCTGCTGGAAAGACCGGTGCACCAAGTGCTCTATCGCAGCCAGGCTACTACCCCGCTACGCGACGACCAACTTACCGACTTGCTGGAGCAGGCAGCTGCGTTTAACAAAAAGCACGATTTGACCGGCCTGCTCTGCTACGGCGATGGACGCTTCATCCAATTACTGGAAGGCTCCCAGCAGGCCGTGCACACGCTCTACGCCAAGATCCGCCGCGATGCGCGCCATCAGCACGTGGTTACGCTACAGGATGCGTCGGCGCCGTTACGCTTCTTTTCGGACTGGCGCCTGGCCTTCGTGCGGTCAGACCCGTTGGAGATGTATTGGCTTATCACCCACTTGGAGGCCCGGCACCAGCACTTGGTACTGCCGCAGATACCCATCACCCATCCGCACCTGCTCACGCTGCTGGCCGCCTTCCAGGCCCGGGCCCAGCCCAGCCGCTAG